In a genomic window of Nocardia fluminea:
- a CDS encoding NAD(P)/FAD-dependent oxidoreductase, with amino-acid sequence MELINDTGWAGQPTTVEPSLTGDIDCDVVVIGGGGGGMSAALRLADKGIDVVLLEAKTLGWGATSRNAGYITNSVAADPEMLGFLLKRERLRELYRYAEHAVHFAEDAIKHHAIDCDYRQEGIVMAAVSKGQLRHARRNAKVLAEAGSAGEFVEGPEAGLPQGFLGGIREGVGGTVNPGKFALGLRAATLAAGVRVYESTPARDVVDAGGRVTVVTPNGKVRARKALLTTNAASNSLPIAPKHLATPVWTSLVETEPIAPERLDEIGWTSRAPLVTLHMILESYRVTPRGTIAFGTRRIQAGRNPLPDRTPAPHVAEDLVRGFHDRFPGLRDIKPVKAWGGWIGMSSTWLPVAGEASDNVLYSAACNGHGFAQAQYVGHLLADQVTGAPMHEDLAAIWHDRKRFWPSFVSNPALYLGWLADRAADRLASTGK; translated from the coding sequence ATGGAATTGATCAACGACACCGGCTGGGCCGGACAACCCACCACGGTCGAACCGTCACTGACCGGCGACATCGACTGCGACGTCGTCGTGATCGGCGGCGGTGGCGGCGGCATGTCTGCCGCCCTTCGCCTCGCGGACAAGGGCATCGACGTGGTGCTGCTCGAGGCGAAGACCCTCGGCTGGGGCGCCACTTCGCGCAACGCCGGGTACATCACGAACTCGGTGGCCGCCGATCCGGAGATGCTGGGCTTTCTGCTGAAGCGTGAGCGGTTGCGCGAGCTGTACCGCTACGCCGAGCACGCGGTGCATTTCGCCGAGGACGCGATCAAGCATCACGCGATCGACTGTGACTACCGGCAGGAGGGCATCGTGATGGCCGCGGTGTCCAAGGGGCAGTTGCGGCACGCGCGTCGCAACGCGAAGGTCCTGGCCGAGGCCGGCTCGGCGGGAGAATTCGTCGAGGGTCCCGAAGCGGGTCTGCCGCAGGGTTTCCTCGGTGGAATTCGTGAAGGGGTCGGTGGCACGGTCAATCCGGGCAAGTTCGCGCTCGGCCTGCGCGCCGCGACGCTCGCGGCGGGGGTGCGCGTCTACGAGTCCACTCCCGCGCGCGACGTCGTCGACGCAGGCGGCAGGGTCACCGTCGTCACCCCGAACGGGAAGGTTCGGGCCCGCAAGGCGCTGCTCACCACCAACGCCGCGAGCAACAGCCTGCCCATCGCGCCCAAGCACCTCGCCACCCCGGTGTGGACCTCCCTGGTCGAGACCGAACCCATCGCGCCCGAGCGGCTCGACGAGATCGGCTGGACCAGTCGCGCGCCGCTGGTCACGCTGCACATGATCCTCGAGAGCTACCGCGTCACCCCCCGCGGAACCATCGCTTTCGGTACCCGCCGCATCCAGGCGGGCCGCAACCCGCTGCCGGATCGCACCCCGGCGCCGCACGTCGCCGAGGACCTCGTCCGCGGTTTCCACGATCGGTTCCCCGGCCTGCGCGACATCAAGCCGGTGAAGGCATGGGGTGGCTGGATCGGCATGAGCTCCACGTGGCTGCCGGTCGCGGGCGAGGCCTCCGACAACGTGCTCTACTCGGCGGCCTGCAACGGCCACGGCTTCGCCCAGGCGCAGTACGTGGGCCACCTGCTGGCCGACCAGGTCACCGGCGCCCCGATGCACGAGGACCTGGCGGCGATCTGGCACGACCGGAAGCGGTTCTGGCCCAGTTTCGTCAGCAACCCCGCGTTGTATCTGGGCTGGCTCGCCGACCGCGCCGCCGACCGGTTGGCCTCGACCGGAAAATGA
- a CDS encoding transporter produces MSIKELLFAVADIWMIAVGFTYGIKFIRNYRNYLLGIEWIVVATSGTNFLIYGLLKAGHDSPMYAFAYFLDAFSRSVGITLILVLGLMKVTHRYKPSATVDIGAFALAGVVGFVLSTYAEEIGTPGKIFYIVVNVLTTFFLIYFSKRLWDIGERGHAVWAGVATACGFLIAATYDFVHIPGDDAEHTIFYIFALSTWGLQMFTYYRAYRAFDAYNKRVDAPAVIGDASVTA; encoded by the coding sequence ATGTCCATCAAGGAACTGCTTTTCGCGGTCGCGGACATCTGGATGATCGCTGTCGGTTTCACCTACGGCATCAAATTCATCCGGAACTACCGAAATTATCTGCTCGGTATCGAGTGGATCGTCGTTGCGACATCGGGAACGAACTTCCTGATCTACGGCCTGCTGAAAGCCGGTCACGACAGTCCGATGTACGCGTTCGCCTACTTCTTGGACGCTTTCTCGCGGTCCGTCGGTATCACGCTGATCCTGGTGCTCGGATTGATGAAGGTCACCCACCGATACAAGCCGTCGGCGACGGTCGATATCGGTGCGTTCGCGCTCGCGGGTGTTGTCGGTTTCGTGCTGAGCACCTATGCCGAGGAGATCGGCACGCCTGGCAAGATCTTCTACATCGTGGTCAACGTGCTCACCACGTTCTTCCTGATCTATTTCAGCAAGCGTCTGTGGGATATCGGTGAGCGTGGGCACGCCGTGTGGGCCGGTGTGGCTACCGCGTGCGGATTCCTGATCGCCGCTACCTACGACTTCGTGCACATTCCGGGCGACGACGCCGAGCACACGATCTTCTACATCTTCGCGCTGTCCACGTGGGGTCTGCAGATGTTCACCTACTACCGCGCCTACCGGGCTTTCGACGCCTACAACAAGCGCGTCGACGCCCCAGCGGTGATCGGTGATGCCTCGGTCACGGCGTAA
- a CDS encoding flavin monoamine oxidase family protein yields the protein MATQDVQEERTEVVVIGAGMAGLTAATTLAPEAEVVVLESTDRTGGRVDTVRNGDYWINVGTQFTEGTGTLIDALDRHGIEMGSLAGKSIALHLNGSTVDTSNPLALMFRTRMTMMDRIGLAIVGARILSAAPFLESQSRFAQRVRARLESKLASYLLDGVRSELAATIVRSWSAQWMGCDPDETAAAQFVYSVGIALADPEKVPNFSLPVGGNQTLTDVLTEDLNSRIRLNSVVRSVRRDGDGVVVDYLDGGRPKRLRAARAIVTAPADITEQIIPDLPQQYRNAFNDITYGRYVVVGFFTDEVGPQRWDKYFAISAPQLSFQAVFNHAAALRTGDDRKPGGALACFAGGGKADELLDLPDEEIVARFRNDLLSVLPELEGNLGEPIVRRHRRVVPFWAPGRRKTLPTLRDPLGNIYLAGDYQLDVPSLADAATSGERSALAVLTSLGRSR from the coding sequence ATGGCAACGCAAGATGTTCAGGAAGAACGCACCGAGGTAGTCGTCATCGGTGCCGGAATGGCGGGTTTGACGGCGGCGACCACTCTCGCGCCCGAGGCCGAGGTAGTGGTACTCGAGTCCACCGATCGCACGGGAGGGCGCGTCGACACCGTCCGCAACGGCGACTACTGGATCAATGTCGGTACCCAGTTCACCGAGGGCACCGGCACGCTGATCGACGCCCTCGACCGACACGGTATCGAGATGGGCTCGCTCGCGGGCAAGAGCATCGCGCTGCACTTGAACGGTTCGACGGTCGACACCTCGAATCCGCTCGCGCTCATGTTCCGCACGCGGATGACCATGATGGATCGGATCGGGCTCGCCATCGTCGGTGCGCGGATCCTCTCGGCCGCGCCCTTCCTCGAGTCGCAGAGTCGTTTCGCCCAGCGTGTGCGCGCCAGGCTCGAGTCCAAGCTGGCCTCGTATCTGCTCGACGGCGTCCGTTCTGAACTGGCCGCCACGATCGTGCGGTCGTGGTCGGCGCAGTGGATGGGCTGTGACCCGGACGAGACGGCCGCCGCCCAGTTCGTGTATTCGGTCGGCATCGCGCTGGCCGACCCGGAGAAGGTGCCGAACTTCTCCCTGCCCGTCGGTGGCAACCAGACGCTGACCGACGTGCTGACTGAGGATCTGAACTCTCGCATCCGCCTGAACTCGGTGGTCCGATCGGTGCGCCGCGACGGTGACGGCGTGGTCGTCGACTATCTCGACGGCGGCCGGCCCAAGCGGTTGCGGGCCGCGCGCGCGATCGTCACCGCGCCCGCCGATATCACCGAACAGATCATTCCGGACCTGCCGCAGCAGTACCGGAACGCGTTCAACGACATCACCTACGGTCGTTACGTGGTGGTCGGCTTCTTCACCGACGAGGTCGGCCCGCAGCGGTGGGACAAGTACTTCGCCATCTCCGCGCCGCAGTTGTCGTTCCAGGCGGTGTTCAACCACGCCGCGGCGCTGCGCACCGGCGACGACCGTAAGCCGGGCGGCGCCCTGGCCTGTTTCGCCGGTGGCGGCAAGGCCGACGAGTTGCTCGACCTACCCGACGAGGAGATCGTGGCGCGCTTCAGGAACGACCTGCTCAGCGTGCTGCCCGAGCTGGAAGGCAACCTGGGGGAGCCCATCGTGCGCAGGCACCGCCGAGTCGTGCCGTTCTGGGCGCCCGGCCGACGCAAAACGCTCCCCACCTTGCGCGACCCGCTCGGCAACATCTACCTCGCCGGCGATTACCAGCTCGATGTGCCGTCTCTGGCCGACGCCGCTACCTCGGGTGAGCGATCGGCGCTGGCGGTACTGACAAGCCTTGGTCGCTCGCGGTAG
- a CDS encoding protein kinase domain-containing protein, translating to MTGSDPHATQRDTSGSVVAELAAAGFDDAVEIGRGGFGTVFRCAQPSLDRVVAVKVLIADLDEDNRARFFREQRAAGRLIGHPNIVNVLHADITGQGRPFLVMPYYAGGSLDARLRDSGPLDLREALRLGVKMAGALETAHRFGVLHRDVKPANILFTAYGEPALADFGIAHFAGGFHTATGVVTGTPAFTAPEVIAGEPPGPAADVYGLGATLFAAITGHAAFERRSSEQLVAQFVRIASEPIPDLRDFSVPEDVGAVVERAMGAGAGARPSAAELGAQLQESQRLHGFPVDEMALHTPSADDAGSHEPKVVLHRRGPSKTPAGGDRRGTVPAELTSFVDRRTELTEATNALSSSRLVTLTGTGGVGKTRLVVRIAAGAKARFADGVAFVELGDVRDESLVVGIVAGALGLPDRSMRPVREMLVESLSDREFLIVLDNCEQVVAAVAELADSLLRACPGLRILATSREPIGIDGELLLPIRPLAVPDPDRLPRSLSRHDAVKLFADRAGATVAGFEITDENIVTIAKICRQLDGLPLPIELAAARLRAMSPDQILQRLTDRFGLLIRGSRSAPPRQQTLRMCIDWSHDLCTPAEQQVWAQLSVFAGGFDFDAARFVCGDSPEAAADLLDTLACLVDKSILVREEFGASVQFRMLGTVREYGHEKARTTGDYLELRRRHRDWYERQAQDAHAGWAGAQTIAWITRLHRDRSNLRQALEFCVSDSPAVGLRIAAGIWPFWFCQGALSEGRRWLDRLLTRRTGPLTVAEAAARYVACMMAAVQGDLPAAAVVVREGRTLAEQTTDPLIRAHIDFADGVLALYSGNAESARGYFEQAIEVYAQRGDALFHIDALTNLGLTYQPPDDTDGAIECYERALALAEGETIYRSYLLCALAVALWRQGDPARATDLLVESLQFSRTVDDRTNSSACLQVLAWIAAEQRDAERAVVLTAAAEQIGRSVGTGPVLIPDMAGHHEECERFTRQAMSDKAYSAARREGAVLSSDAAIAYALRENKSLASTDPVGRKLTKREREVAFLVAEGLTNREIATRLVISPRTAQGHVEHLLAKLGFTSRAQIAAWTAAAQNATPGSGKPATAVSGREL from the coding sequence ATGACCGGTAGCGATCCCCACGCGACGCAACGCGACACATCCGGGTCGGTCGTGGCGGAGCTGGCCGCGGCCGGGTTCGACGATGCGGTGGAGATCGGCCGAGGCGGATTCGGCACCGTCTTTCGATGTGCGCAACCCTCACTCGACCGGGTGGTGGCGGTGAAGGTGCTGATCGCCGATCTCGACGAGGACAATCGAGCGCGATTCTTCCGCGAGCAACGCGCCGCAGGCAGGTTGATCGGACATCCCAATATCGTGAATGTCCTGCACGCCGACATCACCGGGCAGGGCAGGCCGTTCTTGGTCATGCCGTACTACGCAGGGGGCTCCCTCGACGCTCGTCTCCGCGACAGCGGTCCGCTCGACCTGCGGGAAGCGCTACGGCTCGGGGTGAAGATGGCGGGTGCGCTCGAGACGGCGCATCGCTTCGGGGTTCTGCATCGTGACGTCAAACCCGCCAACATCCTGTTCACCGCGTACGGCGAGCCGGCATTGGCCGATTTCGGGATAGCCCACTTCGCGGGTGGGTTCCACACCGCGACCGGCGTCGTGACCGGTACACCGGCTTTCACCGCGCCGGAGGTGATCGCCGGCGAGCCACCGGGTCCCGCCGCGGACGTGTACGGCCTGGGGGCGACGTTGTTCGCCGCGATCACCGGGCACGCCGCTTTCGAACGCCGCAGCAGCGAACAGCTCGTGGCGCAGTTCGTGAGGATCGCATCGGAGCCGATTCCGGATCTGCGGGACTTCAGCGTTCCCGAGGACGTAGGCGCGGTCGTCGAACGCGCTATGGGCGCTGGCGCCGGTGCCCGCCCGTCCGCCGCGGAGCTGGGTGCGCAACTCCAAGAGTCGCAGCGCCTCCATGGCTTTCCCGTCGACGAGATGGCGCTGCATACGCCGTCTGCCGATGATGCTGGTTCGCACGAACCGAAGGTCGTACTCCACAGACGTGGCCCCTCGAAGACACCGGCGGGTGGCGATCGCCGCGGTACGGTTCCCGCGGAATTGACCAGTTTCGTCGATCGGCGTACCGAGCTGACCGAAGCGACGAACGCCTTGTCGAGCTCGCGGTTGGTGACATTGACCGGCACGGGCGGGGTAGGCAAGACACGATTGGTGGTGCGAATCGCCGCGGGCGCGAAGGCCCGGTTCGCCGACGGTGTGGCATTCGTGGAGCTGGGCGATGTACGTGACGAGTCGCTCGTGGTGGGGATCGTGGCGGGCGCACTGGGATTGCCGGACCGATCCATGCGACCGGTGCGCGAGATGTTGGTGGAATCCCTGTCCGATCGTGAGTTCCTGATCGTTCTGGACAATTGCGAGCAGGTCGTGGCAGCAGTCGCCGAGCTCGCCGACTCTCTCCTGCGTGCCTGTCCCGGGTTGCGGATTCTGGCGACGAGTCGTGAGCCGATCGGCATCGACGGGGAGTTGCTGCTGCCGATTCGTCCACTCGCGGTACCCGATCCCGATCGGCTACCGAGGAGTTTGTCGCGGCACGACGCCGTGAAGTTGTTCGCCGACCGGGCCGGCGCAACCGTCGCGGGCTTCGAGATCACCGATGAGAACATCGTTACCATCGCGAAGATCTGCCGACAGCTCGACGGCTTGCCGCTACCGATCGAGCTGGCGGCGGCACGACTGCGGGCGATGTCGCCCGATCAGATTCTGCAGCGGCTGACCGATCGGTTCGGATTACTGATCCGTGGCAGCCGAAGCGCCCCGCCGCGGCAACAGACCTTGCGGATGTGCATCGACTGGAGCCACGATCTGTGCACTCCAGCCGAGCAGCAGGTGTGGGCTCAGCTGTCGGTGTTCGCCGGTGGTTTCGACTTCGACGCCGCGCGATTCGTCTGCGGCGACAGCCCTGAAGCCGCCGCGGATCTCCTGGATACGCTGGCCTGCCTGGTCGACAAGTCCATCCTCGTCCGGGAAGAATTCGGCGCCTCGGTGCAGTTCAGAATGCTGGGCACGGTGCGCGAATACGGTCACGAGAAGGCGCGCACGACAGGCGACTACCTCGAGCTGCGCCGCCGTCACCGAGACTGGTACGAACGCCAGGCTCAGGACGCGCATGCCGGTTGGGCTGGCGCCCAGACAATCGCGTGGATCACCAGGTTGCATCGGGACCGATCGAACCTGCGGCAAGCGTTGGAGTTCTGCGTTTCCGACAGCCCTGCGGTCGGCCTCCGAATCGCCGCAGGCATCTGGCCGTTCTGGTTTTGCCAGGGAGCTCTCAGCGAGGGCCGACGCTGGCTGGATCGCCTCTTGACACGCCGCACCGGACCACTCACTGTCGCCGAGGCCGCTGCGAGGTATGTCGCCTGCATGATGGCCGCGGTGCAAGGAGACCTCCCGGCAGCGGCTGTCGTGGTGCGCGAAGGACGCACGCTTGCCGAACAGACGACGGACCCGCTGATACGAGCACACATCGACTTCGCCGACGGCGTCCTTGCCCTGTACAGCGGGAACGCCGAGTCGGCTCGAGGCTACTTCGAGCAGGCAATCGAGGTATACGCCCAGCGCGGCGACGCGCTCTTTCACATCGACGCTCTGACCAACCTCGGGCTCACCTACCAGCCGCCTGATGACACCGATGGAGCGATCGAGTGTTACGAGCGCGCGCTCGCACTCGCGGAGGGCGAAACGATCTACCGCTCGTACCTGCTGTGCGCGCTGGCTGTGGCGCTGTGGCGGCAGGGAGACCCGGCGCGCGCCACCGACCTCCTCGTGGAGTCGTTGCAGTTCAGCCGCACAGTCGATGACCGCACGAACTCGAGTGCGTGCCTGCAGGTACTGGCGTGGATAGCTGCCGAGCAACGCGATGCCGAGCGCGCGGTCGTGCTGACCGCGGCGGCGGAACAGATCGGCCGGTCTGTCGGCACCGGTCCCGTGTTGATTCCCGATATGGCCGGCCACCATGAGGAGTGCGAGCGCTTCACCCGACAGGCGATGAGCGATAAGGCCTATTCCGCCGCTCGACGGGAGGGCGCGGTGTTGAGTTCCGATGCCGCGATCGCTTATGCCTTACGCGAGAACAAGTCGCTCGCGTCGACCGATCCGGTCGGCCGCAAGCTGACCAAGCGGGAGCGGGAAGTCGCTTTCCTTGTTGCCGAAGGGCTCACCAATCGGGAAATCGCCACTCGCCTGGTCATCTCCCCACGCACCGCCCAGGGGCACGTCGAGCACCTGCTGGCCAAGCTGGGCTTCACCTCCAGGGCACAGATTGCGGCATGGACGGCGGCAGCGCAGAATGCCACGCCTGGGTCAGGGAAACCTGCAACTGCCGTTTCAGGCCGCGAATTGTGA
- a CDS encoding Zn-ribbon domain-containing OB-fold protein gives MYGHPLRTNPIHRDHGETVLWIRRCRECRALFAPQTSVCPTCTSAELAWMPSSGLGSIVSWRLEHHSVGDNPAEVMPRTIAVVELDDGPWIFTTIDGEVPPPARGSVRVRFLPHVPADGFPVFTVCHAATETTERGQRAAQCANAPTDLVPSLPSALHYDSVWIRAALQQCEVLARADSIDSTSRSVIAFAIRWAPFGGAGARELLVAFGVTRRRFLQKVEDALRPRRADTVTIRGLKRQLQVSLTQAWHSALPPSMPQSVPWR, from the coding sequence ATGTACGGACACCCATTGCGAACGAACCCCATCCATCGAGATCACGGCGAAACCGTGCTGTGGATCCGTCGGTGCCGAGAGTGTCGTGCACTGTTCGCGCCACAGACTTCGGTGTGTCCGACCTGCACGTCAGCGGAGCTGGCATGGATGCCGTCATCGGGACTCGGCTCGATCGTTTCGTGGAGGTTGGAGCATCACAGCGTCGGCGATAATCCCGCCGAGGTGATGCCACGAACGATCGCCGTCGTGGAGTTGGACGACGGGCCATGGATTTTCACGACGATCGACGGAGAAGTTCCCCCGCCGGCGCGAGGGTCGGTCCGTGTCCGATTCTTGCCCCATGTCCCGGCGGACGGATTTCCCGTATTCACGGTGTGCCACGCAGCGACGGAAACGACTGAGCGTGGTCAGCGCGCGGCGCAGTGCGCGAACGCACCCACAGACCTGGTGCCGTCGCTACCTTCCGCGCTTCACTACGATTCGGTCTGGATCCGGGCGGCACTTCAGCAATGTGAGGTCCTCGCACGCGCTGACAGCATCGATTCCACATCGCGATCGGTGATCGCCTTCGCCATTCGGTGGGCGCCGTTCGGCGGCGCTGGTGCCCGCGAGTTGCTGGTGGCATTCGGCGTCACCCGCAGGCGGTTTCTTCAGAAGGTGGAGGACGCGCTGCGCCCGCGACGGGCAGACACTGTCACAATTCGCGGCCTGAAACGGCAGTTGCAGGTTTCCCTGACCCAGGCGTGGCATTCTGCGCTGCCGCCGTCCATGCCGCAATCTGTGCCCTGGAGGTGA
- a CDS encoding DUF3263 domain-containing protein — protein sequence MSPAEIDILEFAAVWAPYGGNDAEAFVQFGLTSEEFHRRLIRLLGSPAARTLTNSTVVTLRRQCLERLYRPTGGSAHPESRIRR from the coding sequence GTGAGTCCTGCCGAAATCGATATCTTGGAGTTCGCGGCCGTGTGGGCACCGTACGGAGGCAACGACGCCGAGGCTTTTGTGCAGTTCGGCCTCACCTCCGAAGAGTTCCACCGGCGACTGATCCGCTTGCTCGGCTCGCCGGCCGCACGCACGCTCACCAATTCGACTGTGGTGACGCTGCGCCGACAGTGCCTGGAGCGGCTGTACCGGCCGACCGGCGGCAGCGCGCATCCGGAATCTCGGATCCGACGATGA
- a CDS encoding DUF6670 family protein, translating into MEQHPTALPQTPAADRRSRIVDRLARPALDAVLPRIDSRVLDSTRQFKTPEMMRPHAESRRWAWTHYGVFLPELPGPHRYLNTMTLIGATGALAFDNDYLAAEDARDTATVLSSTAADGQHHYRAYDTGRDCSFADDGSRLDWGRDLSITGAYPYFHVRGQYDDFDVSLDIRATDQVSWFVRTPFYDHLSLFATATGTLNDRTGSVAIEQTLCTFEYARCMSPQSLTAQALPTQRKLPVDFFTYQIVNLDSSTQVLLTEVRAAGAVACRLAYVRCLDGTTRVYDDVAMTVLSYQPKPLVDLIGRPMRVPQILRWQVRDETGAEILTFDAEVDSPLRYGHGRGYVGAYTYRGTWQGRHSVAGSGYMEWIDCESGQ; encoded by the coding sequence ATGGAACAACACCCCACGGCACTTCCTCAGACCCCGGCAGCCGACCGCCGGTCGCGCATAGTCGATCGCCTCGCACGCCCGGCATTGGACGCGGTCCTGCCACGGATCGATTCGCGCGTCCTCGACTCGACCAGGCAGTTCAAGACGCCGGAGATGATGCGACCGCACGCCGAGTCCCGTCGATGGGCATGGACGCACTACGGGGTGTTCCTGCCCGAGCTACCGGGCCCCCACCGCTACCTGAACACGATGACCCTCATCGGCGCGACCGGCGCCTTGGCCTTCGACAACGACTACCTCGCCGCCGAGGACGCCCGCGACACGGCCACCGTGCTGTCATCCACTGCTGCCGACGGGCAACACCATTACCGCGCCTACGACACCGGACGCGACTGCTCCTTCGCCGACGACGGCTCCCGCCTCGACTGGGGCCGCGACCTCAGTATCACCGGGGCGTATCCCTACTTCCACGTCCGCGGCCAGTACGACGATTTCGACGTGAGCCTCGATATCCGAGCGACGGACCAGGTTTCGTGGTTCGTCCGCACTCCCTTCTACGACCACCTCAGCCTGTTCGCGACCGCCACCGGAACCCTGAACGACAGGACCGGCTCCGTGGCCATCGAGCAGACGCTGTGCACGTTCGAATACGCCCGTTGCATGTCGCCGCAATCACTTACGGCACAAGCGCTTCCGACGCAACGCAAACTCCCCGTCGACTTCTTCACCTACCAGATCGTCAACCTCGACAGCTCGACACAGGTGCTGCTGACCGAGGTACGCGCCGCCGGTGCGGTCGCGTGCCGACTCGCGTATGTGCGGTGTCTCGACGGCACAACGCGTGTGTACGACGACGTCGCCATGACGGTCCTGTCCTATCAGCCGAAACCGCTGGTTGATCTCATCGGCCGCCCGATGCGTGTACCGCAGATCCTTCGCTGGCAGGTGCGCGATGAGACGGGCGCGGAGATTCTGACTTTCGACGCCGAAGTCGACAGCCCGCTTCGCTACGGACACGGCCGCGGCTACGTCGGCGCCTACACCTACCGCGGAACCTGGCAGGGCCGGCATTCGGTGGCGGGAAGCGGCTACATGGAGTGGATCGACTGCGAATCGGGACAGTGA
- a CDS encoding SAM-dependent methyltransferase encodes MTPIRPSIAIDLQQPSPARLHSVFLGGKDHYESDQALSEALSRSTIGPALTESWRFTRRAVKYLSDSHGVSQFVELGCGLPHAPNIHDIAEQRNDTARTLYVDSDILAATHGRAMLHEPPTRFFTDTDIADTDAILGDITTVMDMTAPFAVCVSGTAELISDAPGVLAKLTHRFPIGTWLVFTHITDEFYPDPIQAAAETLRRAGIPYHPRGQGEITAMLAGYELVAPGLIVPHRWAPTPNRDDDSDGKGVRRLSAPAPRHRAGWDLSAYAAIGRRQQ; translated from the coding sequence GTGACACCCATCCGACCATCAATCGCGATCGATCTCCAGCAGCCCAGCCCCGCACGCCTGCACAGCGTGTTCCTCGGCGGGAAAGACCACTACGAATCCGACCAGGCGCTATCCGAAGCCCTGTCCAGGAGCACGATCGGGCCCGCGCTCACCGAATCGTGGCGGTTCACCCGGCGCGCGGTGAAGTACCTGTCCGACAGTCACGGAGTGTCCCAGTTCGTCGAACTGGGGTGCGGTCTACCTCACGCCCCGAACATCCACGACATCGCCGAACAACGAAATGATACCGCCAGGACGTTGTACGTCGATTCCGACATCCTCGCCGCCACGCACGGCCGCGCGATGCTGCACGAACCGCCCACCCGGTTCTTCACCGATACCGACATCGCCGACACCGACGCGATATTGGGCGACATCACCACGGTGATGGACATGACGGCACCGTTCGCGGTGTGCGTGTCGGGCACCGCGGAACTGATCAGCGACGCCCCCGGCGTGCTTGCCAAGCTGACCCACCGTTTCCCGATCGGGACGTGGCTCGTGTTCACCCACATCACCGACGAGTTCTACCCCGACCCCATCCAGGCCGCCGCCGAAACCCTACGCCGAGCGGGCATCCCATATCACCCACGCGGACAAGGCGAGATCACCGCCATGCTCGCCGGGTACGAGCTGGTCGCGCCCGGTCTGATCGTCCCGCACCGGTGGGCACCCACCCCCAACCGCGACGACGACAGTGACGGGAAGGGAGTTCGGCGGTTGTCGGCCCCCGCTCCCCGTCATCGGGCGGGCTGGGATCTGAGCGCGTACGCCGCGATCGGCCGCCGGCAGCAGTAG
- a CDS encoding DNA-directed RNA polymerase subunit beta encodes MTQTGSPTTAYTETPRSRCEFYRRTCSLPTMVNPATGRITMKAGMVGAVMMPTDLARRVKTGLDVRGVAPLPIIGHPRAGMWTFLVRSDLEPIGEPENVARLWAARVVVIREGDIALPSPVPDPLMVRTWVSPAISAYRPSGSVVVQCALEVVGKRHPR; translated from the coding sequence ATGACCCAGACCGGCTCACCGACCACCGCCTACACCGAAACGCCCCGATCGCGGTGCGAGTTCTACCGCCGCACATGCTCGCTGCCCACGATGGTCAACCCAGCAACCGGGCGGATCACGATGAAAGCCGGGATGGTCGGCGCAGTGATGATGCCTACCGACCTCGCGCGGAGGGTCAAAACCGGCCTCGACGTTCGCGGGGTCGCGCCGCTGCCGATCATCGGCCATCCCCGAGCCGGCATGTGGACCTTTTTGGTGCGCTCCGATCTCGAGCCGATCGGTGAGCCCGAAAACGTGGCCCGGCTGTGGGCAGCGCGAGTGGTGGTGATTCGTGAAGGCGATATCGCGTTGCCGTCCCCGGTCCCGGACCCGCTGATGGTCCGCACGTGGGTATCACCGGCGATCAGCGCGTACCGGCCATCAGGGTCGGTGGTCGTTCAATGCGCCCTTGAGGTTGTTGGCAAACGGCACCCGCGATGA
- a CDS encoding helix-turn-helix domain-containing protein, which produces MTSTPEADVLAVLTPGGKLTADTIARNLNVPPWRVVRALHSLRRNGDAFRNRRGEWQITVGQRRPASQAT; this is translated from the coding sequence ATGACATCCACCCCGGAAGCCGACGTTCTCGCCGTCCTCACACCTGGCGGCAAGCTCACTGCCGACACCATCGCCCGCAACCTGAACGTGCCGCCATGGCGTGTGGTGCGCGCCCTCCACTCGTTGCGCCGCAACGGCGACGCATTTCGGAACCGGCGCGGGGAGTGGCAGATCACGGTCGGACAGCGCCGCCCCGCAAGCCAGGCCACATAG